DNA from Cygnus atratus isolate AKBS03 ecotype Queensland, Australia chromosome 7, CAtr_DNAZoo_HiC_assembly, whole genome shotgun sequence:
GAGAGAAACTATTTACCAGGGTGTGCAGCGATAGtacaaggggtaatggttttaaactaaaagatttagagtagatataaggaagaaattcctcaTGATGAAGGTGGTTGGATagtggaacaggctgcccagaaaatCTGTGACTCTTGCAAGCTGACAGATCTCATCCAACGAAGTTAGGGGATGTGTGACTTGGTGGGAATTAGCTGAGGGCCTGGGTGAACTGGATGCTTGGTCGGAGTGTGCTGGGTTTGCGGTGCAGCAGCACATTCATGTGAGTTTCGCCTTCACTCAGAGATGCTAGTGAAGGTCTCCATCCCTTGCAAAAATTTCAATAGCTTACCTATGAGTTTTTAAGTCATCCTTGCTCTCTAACGTAGGTGCAATAATTTGCTTACctttatcaaatatttttataatttttatctttacttgtttttcttttttaaactcatttcaCTTCTTATAGACTGGTATCTGATGATTGCCAACAAGTTCAAGCTAGTTATTGATCTTCTGATCTCATCTGCTGCATCAGCTCATGCCTTGCCAGGGCAGTTCATGGAAGTTCATGGGTGCCTAAGGACGTCTAGCCAGTGATAGTGGAGTTCACGGGAGTTCGCCCTGCTGCATGTGGCCTCGCTACTGCTAGTTCATGACTCCGTCACCTTTTCTGTAATGTTCTTGTTCCTGGGAGGAAGGGTTCActtctcagctctgcctcacAGTTTGTATACTTTAGGCAAAATATTCCCCAATAGGAAAACtctcaaggctttttttctctctctctctttttttttttttttttttttttaatcgggATGAAATCAGTGTATTCCAAATATCCCtactccccccgccccccccggcagACACACTGAGGATTTACAAGGCAGGAAAACTCAGAAGACCAGTCACGCCGACCTTTCCCCGAGGGAAGCCATGGGCCTTTTCATGTTGCAATAGTGTCCAAGTGACGCTATTTTCTGGGTGCTTGCTTCTATTTGCAGAAGCCATGAGTATGCAGGGCTGGTTGTTCCTCTCCATCCATGTGAAAGTCCAGGAAAGCCAAGCTCAAAGCCCCTCTCTCCATCTTCACCAGGAACTTTGTCTTAAATCCTTTGGAGGCAggtgtttgggatttttcaaataaaaggcTAACAGTGTTGTAGCTTTGCctcttctttctaaaataaagctCAAGCTTGAATAAAATGTCATCACTGTGCAGAATCTCTTGCAGGCTTGCTGtttgctccttttcttcttggaCCTTGGTTCAGAAGGTGACACTGCCAGTGCCACCCCTGCCCACTGTGCAGCCAGCACCCCTCTTCCACAGAATGCTCTGTGTGGATATCCCTGCTGTCTGCAGATGCCTTTTGGCTTCTGGGGGCAGTGTGTCAACTGTGGTACACCTCTGTGCACAGCTTTTCTGCACAATGCTGCAGGCTGTAGCCTTGGCTCTCGTCTTCAAAGAGGTTGGGTGGACAGTCTTTTATTTAGTGTGAAGGTGAGGAGATCATCTCTGGGGTTTGGCATCTCAAGCTGAGGGGATATGGCAGTGCTGTGCACCCCTCCTTCAGCTGGCACCAGAGTCCCAAAGGTCCAAAGGCTCGCTTTGGTAGAGCCACATGTGGTGAACATCGTGGTAGTATTCTCTCAGCCCTTTTCACTgctttgatgaaaaaaaaaaatgttaggagGAGGTGATTTTCCTAACAGATATCCCAGAAAGATTTTAGTTTGCTGGGGTCTGAGTAGCCTGCAGAGATGTGTGCCTCACCTACCTTCACCCTGTCCACGTGCGGTTTGTGGCAGTCTTGGGGGTAGCTAAATGTATAGTTAGAGCTGGGTCATTGTTGTAAGGTGTGATAACTAGCAAATAGACCAGGAAGCGGTTTGGGAGGAAGAGAGATATGTATGTTTCCTCTCAGCCAGACTGCTTTCCACTTCCTATAACAACTTCTTCCaaacaatatttcatttcctcagATTTCACTTGTTTCACTTGCCTCCCATCTCCACATTGTAGAATCATTCAAGTTGGAAAAAGCCtctaagatcacctagtccaacgTTTATCATCCAACATGGCTGtcaagtgtgtgtatgtgtgtgtagaAATTGGGGAAGGGAACTTAACTGAAACTGTTCTCAGCACAGGTATTGCTGTGGTGAGTCTACAGCACTCcaggtgtttttttcaaatagagTTGTTCTTCAAGtacctgtaaatatttttcctattggCATGAACAAACAATTGGCAagttaaaatttaatgaaaattgtcTCTCTAACTCCAAAGtacttatttatttggtttctttATCCTAATTATCAGCAAGTAATCCAGTCAAGTAGAGCATTCAGGTGTTCACAGTGGCTGTGAGACTTGGGCAAGGTTTCTTGGCACACCTCTCTGTATGACATCAGTTTCTACAGAGATCACAGGCTTATAGAACAGTCTGCATTAGAAGGGACTTTGAAAGATCATCTGGACCAGCCTTTTGTGGAAAAGGGTGCTAGGTGAGGATGAAGCTTCCCTCCCTGCCAAAGTCCAAACATTTTCCCCAGTGCCTCTCCACCATGGCTGCCCAGTGctcaggaggtgctggggagagcaCAAGGGGTTCATGAGCACTGCTCAAAAGCAGGCAGCCTGTCAGGATCCATTCCCTCAGTCCCAGCTGTGCAAAGCTGCTGAGAAGGTCTTGTGCTTTGTGGAGCAGTACTTTTAGTCTGAGCGTGGTAGGGCTGACATATTGCAAGGGGAcgactgtgtgtgtgagggtgTGAGATGCATTGCAGTTATGGGCAGGCAGTGGGTACTAGCAGGCAAAACATTTCCTGGGATCACGGAGGTTCACCCTTATCTGTGTTTCTGGCCCATCTTAGGCTTCCCAAAGGAAACCAGTCAGCTTCTGAGGGTGAATGTCCCACAGAGTGTATGGTCCTGTCACCCGACAGCCTACCCTGGAACAGTCCTGCAGCTATCCCCACACAAGCTGCACTGCAAACAGGGCTGCAGTCCAGTGCTGGGAGTGTTCAAGGGCAATCACCTCTTTTTCCTTGTGCAAAGCTCCCTGAGCTTCCTAGTTTTCCAGAGGTTTCATATGGAGCGCTGTTCTGTACTTACATGTCAGCACCCTGTGTCTAGCATTTGAAGCAGTGGCacctttaaaagagaaaaagagcattGACACTCAGCTTTTTGCACTTACGTGGTGTAATAAGTAATCAAAGCAGCAGTAGGTACATGGGGAAAAGAAGGCACATCTCCTGAATGGGCACATCTCCTGGATTCTTCCAGCGATGGGAAGAACTCGGGGTGAGAAAAGGAGTCTGAAGGCCCTTCTCAGGCTCCAGAGTAAATTGCACGGATGAGCCACTCTCAGCTCTGTGATATGAACACAAAAACATCTCTCGACATAAGCTCAGCTCCTATGCCATGGTTTGCTGGAAGGGATGCAAACGGACTGTGACAAATTCAGAGCCAGGTGAGAGCAATAGAAGGTGTTAAACTGCTGGGCTGGGTCCACCTGGACATGCCAGGAATTGGTGGTCCCAGCTGGCTCCACAACTTAAAAGGCTATACTAGGAGCAGATACTTTATGGTCCTCAGTAGGAGAGCAGGATGGGTGTTGTAGGGCAGGCTAGGCTTGCGTCTGGAGCTCTGCTCTTTTGGGGGTTGCTTGGTCCCTTTGCTTTGGTTGTGGGGGCTCAGGGCAGCTTTTTTGCTGACCCTGGCATGCTGGCTTGTGGTCAAGATAGCTTGCAGCTCACCTTATCCCTGGGCTGGGAAGGGAATGTTTCCTTTGTGCTGACTGCTTGGGGTAAGTGAGAGTGATGTCAAGGGGCCTTCTGGCTGCTGCTATCTTTACACAGTGCAGAGGTATGGTTggaatgagaagaaaagggCTGGCTTTAATGTGAAGTGCTAACAGCTTCAGTACTTTGTGTGTGAATTGGGAGCTGATTATAGGACTCCTCAGTCATGGATTGAGGTGAAGCTATGTGCCAGGGTCTAGGTGGCCCTAGCTGCTGGGTTCCCTCATGTTTTGCTGGACCCTAATGCAGGCTGGGACCCTGTCTCCCCCAGAAAGTTGGGGTTACAGCATGCCCCTGTCTTTGGTGTGGTATGCTGAAGCCCCCACTGTTGTATTCTTTTCCCCTAGACACTGAGGGGAAGGCACATGCCCTGCACAACGACTCTGGCTGTGGGCTCTGGGTTTCAGGGGCTCCAGACGGCTCTAAGAAAGTGTTAGTCTCCTACACCAGTTGCTATGTCTTTGAATGGGTGAGTGACCCCAGGgaccctgctggggctgcggttactgctgctctggctgcccTGACTGGTGTGGTTCTCCCCCAGGATGGCAATTACCTCATGATTGTGGGGCTCGAAGGCACAGATGCAGCTGGGCAAAGGGTTCTTCTGGAAGAGAAGCTGCTCAGGTGCCCTGTGGACCTTCCTGGTAAGGCTCTGACAGCTCCTTAGGAAACCCTGCCTGTGGCTTGTGGCTGCTCCTAgtcagcctggggctgggaaggggaacTCATTGCTGCCCAGGAGATTCCCTGGGGAAGGATGTGGATGCAGGAGCCCAGCTCGCTGGGGACTTGTGCCTCAGCAGGCTTCCACACCAGCTCTGGGCCATGTGTTTGACTCTCACCTGAGTCCATGAAACTTCCCTTGGCTTATATGCAGAGTCACCAGGACAACTTACACCAGtgtcctctgtgttttttttccttccctgtcctgttcctgtgctcttgCTGAAAACTTGTGCTACTTCTTCCAGCCCTGGATGCCCCAAGCAGCAGTGTCTGCTCTGCCATCCGCAGCCAGGACCGGCTGCCCTGTGCCTCCTCCCCTGTCAGCCGGGGAGACTGTGAAGCACGGGGCTGTTGCTACAACCCCAGGGACAGGGTGAAGACTTGCTACTATGGTAACACAGGTAAGTGTAGAACACTGTCCTCCCCTCTGGGagttgctgctggctgggaagcCTCCTttccctggcagagcagggttGGTGCATACCAGGCCCACAGGTGGCTTAGGGTTGTGTTTTTTGGCTGTTAAGGACACTGCCTCATGGAAGTGTCCAGTCACTTCAATTATAGCAACAGAGCTGGGTTTAGGGCCAGGATCAGTGTTAACTGTTGGACAGGAGTGTATAGAGCTGGCTGCACTTGCATCTTGTTGTGCTCAGTGTGTGCTCTGGGGATTACAGGCAGGAGAACCTGCAGTACTTGCTGCTCTTGTCTCTGCTGTAATGTTCAAGGCTGCTTCTTCCtgaactgaaaactgttttcctccAGTGACAGCTCACTGCACACCAGATGGGCTGTTTTCCATTGCTGTTTCTCGGGATGTCACCCTGCCACCTGTTATCCTGGACTCTGTGCATCTGGCCAGTGGGCCAAGTGCTGGCTGCACCCCTGTAGTGAAAAACAGTGCCTTTGTTGTGTACCAGTTCCCACTTTCTGCCTGTGGCACTACTTTTCAGGTAAGAGCTGCAGCTGTCACCAGGCAGGACTGCAAACTCCAGATAGACCTGGAGAAACTTGATGTGGCTTGGGCTATTTAGTGGGCACCCTACAGGCTTCTGGAGGCCAAACACTGTTCTCCAGTCTGGCTTTACTGCAGCCACAGTGTCTGGTCTGTCATTGCAGGTCACTGGAGACCACATTGTGTATGAGAATGAGTTGGTGGCATCCAGGGATGTGAAGACTGGGAGCCTTGGTTCTGTCACTAGGGACAGCACTTTCAGGTAATGCTCTGGAGCTGGGACTGCTGCTATGTGCAGTCTTCCTGGAGAAGTTCTTGCTTGTCGCAAGTTCTGAGCTCATAACAGGGACACTGGAGTAGGGTAGGGACTGACGTGTCCCTGATTAGAGGTAGTAAAGCTGGTGCTGATCAGTGACACTACAGACTCCAGTCAGAACTCCAGAGAACTTTCAGTAGATAAAAGGAAGTGTTGGAGGGGAGACTGGGGATGTAATTAACTTAAGTAGATAATTAGGTTGCAGCCTTGGAGAAAGGCAGGTAGGCAGTGTCAGAGTGAACTTGCTTGACTTGGGGTGTTCCTGTCCCACCAGGCTACATGTCCGCTGTAGTTACTCAGTCACTGGGAGCTTCATCCCCCTGAGTGTTCAGGTCTTCACGCTGCCACCACTCCCTGCCGTGTCCCAGCCGGGTCCTCTGTCCTTGGAGCTGCGTGTTGCTTCAGGTATGAGGTCCACAGTACTTGCTCTAGCTTCTTGGGGTGGGACTCTGGTCTTCACTGGGTAATAAGGGATTCTTAATGGGTGAATCATGGTACtgctcttcccctgccccaCTGGGGACTTAATGATATAACTATGAAGGATGCTCTCTCTGTCTGATTATTCCTGCTCTAAAATGactcttgtttcttctctcccagATAAAAGCTATAGTTCCTACTACATGGACAGTGACTATCCTCTTGTGAAGGCTCTGAGGGACCCCATTTATGTTGAAGTTAGGATCCTTCAGAGAACGGACCCTGACCTGGTTCTGGTCCTGCACCACTGCTGGGCCACTCCAAGTATCAATCCCCACCAACAGATGCAGTGGCCTGTCTTGGTGGATGGGTAAGCGGATTGTAAATAGCTTTGGGCATCAGGGGAATGATATGTACTCTTAAATTTCTGGCCCCTTTCTTAGGTGCCCTTATGTAGGGGACAACTATCAAACACAGCTGGTGCCTCTGAGTATTGCCTCAGGACTACAGTTCCCATCTCATTACCAGCGTTTCACCCTCTACACATTCACCTTTGTGGACTCCACTTCCCAAGAGATGCTCTCTGGGCTGGTAAGATAGTGTATTGGCTGCCTAGCTTCTTCATGAGCAAGTAATATGTGAACAATAAAAATCCCTCCATGTCTGAGACTCTTGTCCTTTTGGTACCTGGGAGGTATCTGGATTGAATGTCATTAACTCCATAGTACTTAGGTGATGTTCACCAAACCCATCCAAATCCAATTGAGCAGGTATGGAGTAGCCTAGAAGCAGGGAGGTCAGCTCATGCAGCTGACCCAAATTAGCTGAAGGGATATTCAATACTACATGGCAACATACTCAGGAATGAAAACTGGAGGGGTTTTTCTAATTACACTACTGCTCAGACACTGGCTGGACTTCCCTCCTGCTGTGGGAAGGGGTGCGTGAGGAATTGCCTTTGTATCACCTGTCACTTAGTGTTTTCTCTGCTCCCACTTCCTTCACTTACTAAACTTTATCCTTTTCCTCTTAAGCTGCAAGCTTTCTTGGTTCTGCTCTTCTACTTCTCTCCCTGTCCTGCTGGGTGAGCAAGTGGTATGtgggtgcttagctgctggtCAGATCAATTTACCACACTGAGATATCTGTCTACAGATACTGGGTGACTCAAGACCATGTCCCCTTTCTAGGTGTACCTGCACTGCAGTGCCTTAGTGTGCCACCGGTCTGTGCAGGAGTCCTGCACCACCACTTGTCCTGCTGGAGCCAGTAAGTGTCCTAGCCTTGGTGCATCCCCAtccagagaggcagcaggggTCTGGGCTCCCAGCTGGTGGGTAGGGCACACGTGCTATGGGCTGGATCCCTGGTACAGCTTGACAGGCCCTTCCTGTGCCTTTCCACTGAGAAAGGGCTATTGCCCTCATGCCAAAAAGGTAGGGGGTCTTCAATCTCTTAACTCTGTTCTGACTCATGGCAGGCTTGGCCATGTGGTGAGTAGGTGAGCTGGACAAAGTGTGCTGACCTTCAGGGCTTAGACATCTTGTCACCTAAAACTTTCCTGCTATTCCACAGGGGGTAAGAGGAGTGCTGAGCACAACTTTCAGGATGGTGTCTCCCATGTCTCTAGCAGAGGCCCTGTTGTTTTCCTCCAGAATGAGCTAAGACAAGAAGCTGCTGTGGATAGTCTCAGTAAGTGTGCAGCCCAGCCAGGCTGGGTAAGAGGCTGTTTTCTGTTGAGGCTGTTCTCTCTTAACCAGGGCTTTGTTTTCCCTACAGGAGcagctgtgcttgctgcagccccctgggctcttggctttgctgctgtggcAACTGTGGTGGTGTTAgtggctgctgtgctgaggTGGAGGAAGGTGCCTGTAACACATGAAGTCAATGCACTGCAATAAAGTGGCTTCCAAACACACTTAGTCTGTGACTGTGGGACTCCTTCTGCCTGGTCTGGAGCATGAGTAATGGAACAGGGGTAAGACCTGgccataactttttttttttttgcaagacagAAATGATTCTTATGGCTGTGAGAGCAAGCTTTCCAAATGCTCTTTATCTAAATGCATCTCACTTTCTG
Protein-coding regions in this window:
- the ZP4 gene encoding zona pellucida sperm-binding protein 4 — its product is MGVVGQARLASGALLFWGLLGPFALVVGAQGSFFADPGMLACGQDSLQLTLSLGWEGNVSFVLTAWDTEGKAHALHNDSGCGLWVSGAPDGSKKVLVSYTSCYVFEWDGNYLMIVGLEGTDAAGQRVLLEEKLLRCPVDLPALDAPSSSVCSAIRSQDRLPCASSPVSRGDCEARGCCYNPRDRVKTCYYGNTVTAHCTPDGLFSIAVSRDVTLPPVILDSVHLASGPSAGCTPVVKNSAFVVYQFPLSACGTTFQVTGDHIVYENELVASRDVKTGSLGSVTRDSTFRLHVRCSYSVTGSFIPLSVQVFTLPPLPAVSQPGPLSLELRVASDKSYSSYYMDSDYPLVKALRDPIYVEVRILQRTDPDLVLVLHHCWATPSINPHQQMQWPVLVDGCPYVGDNYQTQLVPLSIASGLQFPSHYQRFTLYTFTFVDSTSQEMLSGLVYLHCSALVCHRSVQESCTTTCPAGARGKRSAEHNFQDGVSHVSSRGPVVFLQNELRQEAAVDSLRAAVLAAAPWALGFAAVATVVVLVAAVLRWRKVPVTHEVNALQ